A stretch of Crossiella cryophila DNA encodes these proteins:
- a CDS encoding alpha/beta fold hydrolase, with the protein MDVRVPVGLDLHVVGELRTPVGATDTVHLAVPGGYYGRGYWLVRADGPSYADTMVGAGHAVLTVDRLGTGASSRPPSAELRGSAHIDSMHHVVQALRAGEVDGVPYRRVIFVAHSFSIALGLALALRFPGDLDGVILTGGSSQPNLKAYSGIGAHFHPAAQDARFADRGLDSGYMTSIAGTRAGMFLYPGTVDARLVELDEELTEPDAIPDYDVFPGPDEYPNLRVPVLVVLGDRDVLFTGEGATDCSSSASLLAAERVFYGDGVDLTAFAVPETGHSLNLHRTAFQWYEAARDWALRIG; encoded by the coding sequence ATGGACGTCAGGGTTCCGGTGGGGCTTGACCTGCATGTTGTGGGGGAGTTGCGGACGCCGGTTGGGGCGACCGACACCGTGCACCTCGCGGTGCCGGGTGGTTACTACGGTCGGGGGTACTGGCTGGTGCGGGCCGATGGGCCCTCCTACGCCGACACCATGGTCGGGGCGGGGCATGCCGTGCTCACCGTGGATCGGCTCGGTACGGGGGCCAGCAGCCGGCCGCCGAGTGCGGAGTTGCGGGGGAGTGCGCATATCGACTCGATGCATCACGTGGTGCAGGCGTTGCGGGCGGGTGAGGTGGATGGGGTGCCTTATCGGCGGGTGATTTTTGTGGCGCACTCGTTCAGCATCGCGTTGGGGCTGGCGTTGGCCTTGCGGTTTCCCGGTGACCTGGATGGGGTCATTCTCACCGGGGGGAGCAGTCAGCCCAATCTGAAGGCATACAGCGGGATCGGGGCGCATTTCCATCCGGCGGCGCAGGATGCGCGGTTCGCGGATCGGGGGCTTGATTCGGGGTATATGACCAGTATCGCGGGGACTCGGGCTGGGATGTTCCTGTATCCGGGGACCGTGGATGCCCGGCTGGTCGAGTTGGATGAGGAACTGACCGAGCCGGATGCGATTCCGGATTACGACGTCTTTCCTGGGCCCGATGAGTATCCGAATCTGCGGGTTCCGGTGCTGGTGGTGTTGGGGGACCGGGATGTGTTGTTCACCGGGGAAGGGGCCACCGACTGCTCCAGTTCGGCGAGTTTGCTTGCCGCGGAACGGGTTTTCTACGGGGACGGGGTTGACCTGACCGCGTTCGCGGTGCCGGAGACGGGGCATTCGCTCAACCTGCACCGGACCGCCTTCCAGTGGTACGAGGCGGCTCGGGACTGGGCGCTGCGGATCGGCTGA
- a CDS encoding ATP-binding protein — translation MSHNEMSGAVLGSLLQARDVTVRLPPPAPRALDGLPARAGTFTGRAEDLAALGRILDPGEGPRACVVTGLPGVGKTELALQAAEQAHRRGWCSGGVLFLDLHGYHDRALRAADALDSLLRALGVPADQIPPEPADRTRLYATLLATQARAGHPVLVVLDNAGSAEQVRPLLPADGHTPVLITSRHRLSDLDARLHELDVLPTAAGAELLDRILRTRHQPDDRAKADPAAATRIATLCGGLPLAIQIAGALLADNRTRPAHTLAADLAEGPIDELTREGQGVRRAFDLSYRHLSPDQRRVFRLLTAHPGPDLSTDLAQPLLATTPRHTRRALESLARAHLLEPGSTYGRWRMHDLIRDYATEHGQSCAAADDREAAIDRLLEHLHTKASAAAGLLSTARMDQTVFPGRPEAADWIEAERDNLVACTELAADSGRHPRAMFLSAAVSYCLLKSSHPWSCYRATQAGLISAKEIGDLEIQAVLHSRAGDALRRTGRLTAAAIAQVCSFGAYGELGLRGGQAHALDELGVLSTRNRQFDQAIHLHTSAIKLFQDLGDTTHEALAWCHLGTVQHQQRRCDQAIATYEHALELSRTTANHQVEDQISTAIGECLLMSGHPAKALEIYQHTAGQLAGQNTRDEHFLSQGNLAHALAAAGKPKQAIAIHEQCVAHWTNSGDRERERIARFAHGVALYQDDRWAEAVTALRELAGQAESAGDRLRQAGAWQAIGDSQSALARHEDALAAYVTSADLHQSRGDHYFHAVVLAKQAHELDHLDRPAESLTAATTALTLFQRHGAPRDQRLAHRLAGIALQELARFPEARTHFEQEITLCRNENNRYAEAWAQGRLAFTLHSLNLPEEAGQARDTAVALFTELGHPNHAQSTLDLLGAPDA, via the coding sequence ATGAGCCACAACGAGATGTCCGGCGCGGTGCTCGGTTCCCTGCTCCAGGCCAGGGACGTCACGGTGCGGCTGCCCCCGCCGGCGCCGCGTGCGCTGGACGGCCTGCCCGCCAGGGCCGGCACCTTCACCGGCCGCGCCGAGGACCTGGCCGCGCTGGGCCGGATCCTGGACCCTGGCGAGGGCCCGCGGGCCTGCGTGGTCACCGGCCTGCCGGGGGTGGGCAAGACCGAGCTGGCACTACAGGCCGCCGAGCAGGCCCACCGGCGCGGCTGGTGCTCCGGCGGCGTGCTGTTCCTCGACCTGCACGGCTACCACGACCGCGCGCTGAGGGCCGCCGACGCCCTGGACAGCCTGCTGCGCGCGCTCGGCGTGCCAGCCGACCAGATCCCGCCCGAACCCGCCGACCGCACCCGCCTGTACGCCACCCTGCTGGCCACCCAGGCCCGCGCCGGCCACCCGGTGCTGGTGGTGCTGGACAACGCGGGCAGCGCCGAGCAGGTCCGCCCCCTGCTGCCCGCCGACGGCCACACCCCGGTCCTGATCACCTCCCGGCATCGCCTGAGCGACCTGGACGCCCGCCTGCACGAACTCGACGTGCTGCCCACCGCGGCGGGCGCGGAACTGCTCGACCGCATCCTGCGCACCCGCCACCAGCCCGACGACCGCGCCAAGGCCGACCCCGCCGCCGCCACCCGCATCGCCACCCTGTGCGGCGGCCTGCCCCTGGCCATCCAGATCGCCGGCGCCCTGCTGGCCGACAACCGCACCCGCCCGGCGCACACCCTGGCCGCGGACCTGGCCGAAGGCCCCATCGACGAGCTGACCCGCGAGGGCCAGGGCGTCCGCCGCGCCTTCGACCTGTCCTACCGCCACCTCTCCCCCGACCAGCGACGCGTCTTCCGCCTACTCACCGCCCACCCCGGCCCCGACCTCAGCACCGACCTGGCCCAACCCCTGCTGGCCACCACCCCCCGGCACACCCGCCGCGCGCTGGAATCCCTGGCCCGCGCCCACCTCCTGGAACCCGGCAGCACCTACGGCCGCTGGCGCATGCACGACCTCATCCGCGACTACGCCACCGAACACGGCCAGTCCTGCGCCGCTGCCGACGACCGCGAAGCGGCCATCGACCGTCTCCTGGAACACCTGCACACCAAGGCATCCGCCGCCGCCGGCCTGCTGTCCACCGCCCGCATGGACCAGACCGTGTTCCCCGGCCGTCCCGAAGCCGCGGACTGGATCGAAGCCGAACGCGACAACCTGGTGGCCTGCACCGAACTCGCGGCGGACTCCGGCCGCCACCCCAGGGCGATGTTCCTCTCCGCAGCCGTCTCCTACTGCCTGCTCAAGAGCAGCCACCCGTGGTCCTGCTACCGCGCGACCCAGGCCGGCCTGATCTCCGCCAAGGAGATCGGCGACCTGGAGATCCAGGCCGTCCTGCACTCCCGCGCCGGTGACGCGCTCCGCCGCACCGGCCGGCTCACCGCCGCCGCCATCGCCCAGGTCTGCAGCTTCGGCGCCTACGGCGAACTGGGCCTGCGCGGCGGCCAGGCCCACGCGCTGGACGAACTCGGCGTGCTGTCCACCCGCAACCGCCAGTTCGACCAGGCAATCCACCTGCACACCTCCGCGATCAAGCTGTTCCAGGACCTGGGCGACACCACGCACGAGGCACTGGCCTGGTGCCACCTCGGCACCGTCCAACACCAGCAACGCCGGTGCGACCAGGCGATCGCCACCTACGAACACGCCCTGGAACTCAGCCGCACCACGGCCAACCACCAGGTCGAGGACCAGATCTCCACCGCCATCGGCGAATGCCTGCTCATGAGCGGCCACCCCGCCAAAGCCCTGGAGATCTACCAGCACACGGCCGGCCAGCTGGCCGGGCAGAACACCCGCGACGAACACTTCCTCAGCCAGGGCAACCTGGCCCACGCCCTCGCCGCCGCGGGCAAACCCAAGCAGGCCATCGCCATCCACGAACAGTGCGTCGCGCACTGGACGAACTCCGGCGACCGCGAACGGGAACGCATAGCCCGCTTCGCCCACGGCGTCGCCCTGTACCAGGACGACCGCTGGGCGGAGGCCGTCACCGCCCTGCGCGAACTGGCCGGCCAGGCGGAATCCGCGGGCGACCGCCTACGCCAGGCCGGAGCCTGGCAGGCCATCGGCGACTCCCAATCCGCCCTGGCCCGCCACGAGGACGCCCTGGCCGCCTACGTCACCTCCGCCGACCTCCACCAATCCCGCGGCGACCACTACTTCCACGCCGTAGTCCTGGCAAAACAAGCCCACGAACTCGACCACCTCGACCGTCCAGCGGAAAGCCTCACCGCCGCCACCACCGCCCTGACCCTGTTCCAACGGCACGGCGCCCCCCGAGACCAGCGCCTCGCCCACCGCCTGGCCGGCATCGCCCTACAGGAACTGGCCAGATTCCCCGAAGCCCGAACCCACTTCGAGCAGGAAATCACCCTGTGCCGCAACGAGAACAACCGCTACGCCGAAGCATGGGCCCAGGGCAGACTGGCCTTCACCCTGCACTCCCTCAACCTCCCCGAGGAAGCCGGCCAGGCCCGCGACACCGCCGTCGCCCTGTTCACCGAACTGGGCCACCCGAACCACGCCCAATCGACCCTCGACCTGCTCGGCGCCCCCGATGCCTGA
- the tatA gene encoding Sec-independent protein translocase subunit TatA has protein sequence MPIGVPELLIIAVVVVLLFGAKKMPDMARAVGRSMRIFKAETKTMRQEDEAEQPAAAPQAPVQQPAAQQPYAAPQQPYVAPQPLPPAQPVVQQPVPQVAPPLEQTQGRADNR, from the coding sequence GTGCCTATCGGAGTACCTGAGCTGCTGATCATCGCTGTGGTGGTCGTGCTGCTGTTCGGCGCGAAGAAGATGCCTGACATGGCCCGCGCGGTGGGTCGCTCGATGCGCATCTTCAAGGCCGAGACCAAGACCATGCGCCAGGAGGACGAGGCCGAACAGCCCGCCGCCGCGCCGCAGGCCCCGGTCCAGCAGCCCGCCGCGCAGCAGCCCTACGCCGCGCCCCAGCAGCCCTACGTGGCGCCGCAGCCGCTGCCGCCGGCCCAGCCGGTCGTCCAGCAGCCCGTGCCGCAGGTCGCACCGCCGCTGGAGCAGACCCAGGGCCGCGCCGACAACCGCTGA
- a CDS encoding DEAD/DEAH box helicase — translation MAASPSSDSGRSPAEAFAAARARSTYPKLTDFTAGLSFELDPFQRRSCQALEDGHGVLVCAPTGAGKTIVGEFAVHLALAEGKKCFYTTPIKALSNQKHADLAARYGPKQVGLLTGDTSINGDAPVVIMTTEVLRNMIYAGSRALDNLGYVVMDEVHYLADRFRGAVWEEVILHLPEQVRVAGLSATVSNAEEFGEWLVEVRGDTTVVVDEHRPVPLWQHMQVGSRVMDLFAEDSREGHIRINPELNRATQEMERRHLPWGRQRPDRRGGSGPRAGTFRPPSRNDVVRQLDAKGLLPAIVFIFSRNGCDAAMNQCVRSGLRLTTEAEVAEIRAIIAAKTGGLPEPDLAVLGYWEWREALERGIASHHAGLLPAFKETVEELFVRGLVRVVFATETLALGINMPARTVVLEKLVKYNGEAHVDLTPGEYTQLTGRAGRRGIDVEGHAVVVWQPGMDPRTVGGLASTRTYPLRSSFKPGYNMAVNLVHRVGAAAARELLEQSFAQFQADRSVVGLSRRIERNREGLSGYEQSMTCHLGDFSDYANLRKRISEREKTLARQSSTVRRSEAAASLEKLRKGDVIAVPSGRRSGLALVIDPGLDPNDDPRPLVVTEDRWAGRLSVHDFPSEVVPLGWVRLPKQVDVRSPRSRRDLAATLRNTGIQPPGRNRRRSSGGAVEDAELAALRRALRAHPCHACEDREQHARWGERYHRLLAETEKLERQVAATTHSLARAFDRIRALLRDRGYLRGPETEDEVGEIVTEHGRRLARLYGESDLLAAECLRTDAWLDLDPAELAAVVSALVFESRRDAPTQPRLPGGGVAEALDNTMRIWAELEDDEGKHRLDRTREPDAGFAWPVYRWSRGESLEKVLSAAEANGQELSAGDFVRWCRQVVDLLEQLRDVLGGEDPVGATAIKAAASLRRGVVAMVT, via the coding sequence GTGGCAGCAAGCCCTTCCTCCGACTCAGGCAGGTCTCCAGCGGAGGCCTTCGCCGCAGCCCGTGCCCGGTCGACCTATCCCAAGTTGACCGATTTCACCGCGGGACTGTCCTTCGAACTGGACCCGTTCCAGCGCCGTTCCTGCCAGGCCCTCGAAGACGGGCACGGCGTGCTCGTGTGCGCGCCCACCGGCGCCGGCAAGACCATCGTCGGCGAGTTCGCCGTGCACCTTGCCCTCGCCGAGGGCAAGAAGTGCTTCTACACCACCCCGATCAAGGCGCTGTCCAACCAGAAGCACGCCGACCTGGCCGCCCGGTACGGGCCCAAACAGGTCGGCCTGCTCACCGGGGACACCTCGATCAACGGGGACGCGCCGGTGGTGATCATGACCACCGAGGTGCTGCGCAACATGATCTACGCGGGCTCGCGGGCGCTGGACAACCTCGGCTACGTGGTCATGGACGAGGTGCACTACCTCGCCGACCGCTTCCGCGGCGCGGTGTGGGAGGAAGTGATCCTGCACCTGCCCGAACAGGTGCGGGTGGCCGGGCTCTCCGCCACCGTCAGCAACGCCGAGGAGTTCGGCGAATGGCTGGTCGAGGTGCGCGGGGACACCACCGTGGTCGTCGACGAGCACCGGCCGGTGCCGCTGTGGCAGCACATGCAGGTCGGCAGCCGGGTGATGGACCTCTTCGCCGAGGACTCCAGGGAAGGCCACATCCGGATCAACCCGGAGCTGAACCGGGCCACCCAGGAGATGGAACGCAGGCATCTGCCCTGGGGCAGGCAGCGGCCGGACCGGCGCGGCGGCAGCGGACCGAGGGCAGGCACCTTCCGGCCGCCCTCGCGCAACGACGTGGTGCGCCAGCTCGACGCCAAGGGCCTGCTGCCCGCGATCGTGTTCATCTTCAGCCGCAACGGTTGTGACGCGGCGATGAACCAGTGCGTGCGCTCGGGGCTGCGGCTGACCACCGAGGCCGAGGTGGCCGAGATCCGGGCCATCATCGCGGCCAAGACCGGCGGCCTGCCCGAACCCGACCTGGCCGTGCTCGGCTACTGGGAATGGCGGGAGGCACTCGAACGCGGTATCGCCAGCCACCACGCCGGCCTGCTGCCCGCGTTCAAGGAGACCGTGGAGGAGCTGTTCGTCCGCGGCCTGGTCCGGGTCGTCTTCGCCACCGAGACCCTCGCGCTGGGCATCAACATGCCAGCCCGCACCGTGGTGCTGGAGAAACTGGTCAAGTACAACGGCGAGGCGCACGTCGACCTCACCCCCGGCGAGTACACCCAGCTCACCGGCCGGGCAGGCAGGCGCGGCATCGACGTGGAGGGCCACGCCGTGGTGGTGTGGCAGCCCGGCATGGACCCCAGGACGGTCGGCGGCCTGGCCTCCACCCGCACCTACCCGCTGCGCTCCTCCTTCAAGCCCGGCTACAACATGGCCGTCAACCTGGTGCACCGGGTCGGCGCCGCGGCAGCCCGCGAACTGCTCGAACAGTCCTTCGCCCAGTTCCAGGCCGACCGCTCGGTGGTCGGGCTGTCCCGGCGGATCGAGCGCAACCGGGAGGGACTCTCCGGCTACGAGCAGTCCATGACCTGCCACCTCGGCGACTTCAGTGACTACGCCAACCTGCGCAAGCGGATCTCCGAGCGGGAGAAGACCCTGGCCAGGCAGAGCAGCACGGTGCGGCGCTCGGAGGCGGCGGCCTCGCTGGAGAAGCTGCGCAAGGGCGATGTCATCGCGGTGCCCTCCGGGCGGCGCAGCGGCCTGGCGCTGGTCATCGACCCCGGCCTGGACCCCAACGACGACCCGCGCCCGCTGGTGGTCACCGAGGACCGGTGGGCCGGACGGCTGTCCGTGCACGACTTCCCGTCCGAGGTGGTGCCGCTGGGCTGGGTCCGGCTGCCCAAGCAGGTCGACGTCCGCTCCCCGCGCAGCCGCCGGGACCTGGCCGCCACCCTGCGCAACACCGGCATCCAGCCGCCCGGCCGCAACCGCCGCCGTTCCTCCGGCGGCGCGGTCGAGGACGCCGAACTCGCCGCGCTGCGCCGGGCGCTGCGCGCGCACCCCTGCCACGCCTGCGAGGACCGGGAACAGCACGCCCGCTGGGGCGAGCGCTACCACCGGCTGCTGGCCGAGACCGAGAAGCTGGAACGCCAGGTCGCGGCCACCACGCACTCGCTGGCCCGCGCCTTCGACCGGATCCGCGCCCTGCTGCGCGACCGCGGTTACCTGCGCGGTCCGGAGACCGAGGACGAGGTGGGCGAGATCGTCACCGAGCACGGGCGCAGGCTGGCCCGGCTCTACGGCGAGTCCGACCTGCTGGCCGCGGAATGCCTGCGCACCGACGCCTGGCTGGACCTGGACCCGGCCGAGCTGGCCGCGGTGGTCTCCGCGCTGGTCTTCGAGTCCCGCCGGGACGCGCCCACCCAGCCCCGGCTGCCCGGTGGCGGGGTGGCCGAGGCGCTGGACAACACCATGCGCATCTGGGCCGAACTCGAGGACGACGAGGGCAAGCACCGGCTGGACCGCACCAGGGAACCCGACGCCGGGTTCGCCTGGCCGGTCTACCGGTGGTCGCGCGGGGAGTCTCTGGAGAAGGTGCTCAGCGCGGCCGAGGCCAACGGGCAGGAGCTGTCCGCCGGTGACTTCGTGCGCTGGTGCCGCCAGGTCGTCGACCTGTTGGAGCAGCTCAGGGACGTGCTCGGCGGCGAGGACCCGGTCGGCGCGACCGCGATCAAGGCGGCGGCCTCGCTGCGCCGCGGCGTGGTCGCGATGGTCACGTGA
- a CDS encoding helix-turn-helix transcriptional regulator, with amino-acid sequence MTASSSTERLPRLLSLVPYFLARPGVLISEAAADFGVTAQQLRKDLELLWMCGLPGYGPGDLIDLSFNGDTVTVTYDAGMNRPLRLTAEEATALLVALRALADTPGVADTDAVRRTLAKIESAVGQAQPAGVVVGLAGRESRATAEVREPLQQALQDRRAVRLRYYTISRDEISDRVVDPMRLLLVDGRSYLEAWCRRAEGVRLFRLDRVDEVTLLDEPATPPPHAEPTDISEGVYRPEPDHHVAMLVLETDARWVAEYYPVDEVTELGDGRARVLIRYTDESWMVRLMLGLGRDVHVERPERLAGQIRERAAAALRRASLAPAD; translated from the coding sequence ATGACCGCCTCGTCCTCCACCGAGCGGCTGCCCAGGCTGCTGTCCCTGGTGCCCTACTTCCTGGCCCGGCCGGGCGTGCTGATCTCCGAGGCGGCGGCCGACTTCGGCGTCACCGCGCAGCAGCTGCGCAAGGACCTGGAGCTGCTGTGGATGTGCGGCCTGCCCGGGTACGGGCCGGGTGACCTGATCGACCTGTCCTTCAACGGGGACACCGTCACCGTCACCTACGACGCGGGCATGAACCGGCCGCTGCGGCTGACCGCCGAGGAGGCCACCGCCCTGCTGGTGGCGCTGCGCGCGCTGGCCGACACCCCGGGCGTGGCCGACACGGACGCGGTCCGCCGGACCCTGGCCAAGATCGAGTCCGCGGTGGGCCAGGCCCAGCCCGCGGGTGTGGTGGTCGGCCTGGCGGGACGGGAGAGCCGGGCCACCGCCGAGGTGCGTGAGCCGCTGCAACAGGCGTTGCAGGACCGGAGGGCGGTGCGGCTGCGCTACTACACGATCTCCCGCGACGAGATCAGCGACCGGGTGGTCGACCCGATGCGCCTGCTGCTGGTCGACGGCCGCAGCTACCTGGAGGCGTGGTGCCGCCGCGCCGAGGGCGTCCGGCTGTTCCGGCTGGACCGCGTCGACGAGGTGACCCTGCTCGACGAGCCCGCCACCCCGCCCCCGCACGCCGAACCCACCGACATCTCCGAGGGCGTGTACCGGCCCGAGCCGGACCACCACGTGGCGATGCTGGTGCTGGAGACGGACGCGCGCTGGGTGGCCGAGTACTACCCGGTGGACGAGGTCACCGAACTGGGCGACGGGCGGGCCCGGGTGCTGATCCGCTACACCGACGAGTCCTGGATGGTCCGGCTGATGCTGGGGCTGGGGCGGGATGTGCACGTGGAGCGGCCGGAGCGGCTGGCCGGGCAGATCCGGGAGCGGGCGGCGGCGGCATTGCGCCGGGCGAGCCTGGCGCCGGCGGACTGA
- the tatC gene encoding twin-arginine translocase subunit TatC produces MFGRREKNPDGTMTLIEHLYELRHRLAVSLLALVAGAVIAFLWWVYTIGPIPTLGAIVLDPYCAIPDRVSLNAGKCQLLQTQPFEAFMVRLKVSLAVGAVLAAPVWLHQLWAFITPGLYQKEKKYAGTFVTCASALFMLGAVLAFFIIPKALIALVGFGGEEFATALAGSNYINFVLALLIIFGVSFELPLLVVMLNFAGVLSYDKLRRSRRGAIFGLFVFAAIATPGTDPFSMLALALALTLLHELSIQIARIRDKRAARKRVAEGWDSWNDDDASPIAPDTRSEEIEPVRASPAPVVDKPRVRYDDDAT; encoded by the coding sequence TTGTTCGGCCGTCGGGAGAAGAACCCCGACGGCACGATGACGCTCATCGAGCACCTTTACGAGCTGCGGCATCGACTGGCCGTCTCGCTGCTGGCCCTGGTGGCCGGCGCGGTGATCGCCTTCCTGTGGTGGGTCTACACGATCGGCCCGATCCCGACCCTGGGCGCGATCGTGCTGGATCCCTACTGCGCCATCCCGGACCGGGTCTCGCTCAACGCGGGCAAGTGCCAGCTGTTGCAGACCCAGCCGTTCGAGGCGTTCATGGTCCGCCTCAAGGTCTCGCTGGCCGTCGGCGCGGTACTGGCCGCCCCGGTCTGGCTGCACCAGCTGTGGGCGTTCATCACGCCGGGGCTGTACCAGAAGGAGAAGAAGTACGCGGGCACCTTCGTGACCTGCGCCTCGGCGCTGTTCATGCTCGGCGCGGTGCTGGCCTTCTTCATCATCCCCAAGGCGTTGATCGCGCTGGTCGGCTTCGGTGGCGAGGAGTTCGCCACCGCGCTGGCCGGTAGCAACTACATCAACTTCGTGCTCGCCCTGCTGATCATCTTCGGGGTCAGTTTCGAGCTGCCGCTGCTGGTCGTCATGCTGAACTTCGCCGGTGTGCTGAGCTACGACAAGCTCCGCCGCAGCCGCCGTGGCGCGATCTTCGGGCTGTTCGTCTTCGCCGCGATCGCCACCCCCGGCACCGACCCGTTCTCCATGCTCGCCCTGGCCCTCGCGCTGACCCTGCTGCACGAGCTGTCCATCCAGATCGCCCGGATCCGGGACAAGCGGGCCGCGCGCAAGCGGGTCGCCGAGGGCTGGGACTCCTGGAACGACGACGACGCCTCGCCGATCGCCCCCGACACCAGGTCGGAGGAGATCGAACCGGTGCGGGCCAGCCCGGCGCCGGTGGTGGACAAGCCCAGGGTCCGCTACGACGACGACGCCACGTGA
- a CDS encoding helix-turn-helix transcriptional regulator → MSVARAERLVNLVLCLLSTRQYLTADRIRSIVPGYTDAANQEAFFRMFERDKAELRDLGVPLETGRHSAFDPEGYRIARRDYELGEIDLEPDEAAAVALAVRLWESPELTGAAHGALVKLRAAGVDVDQAAPSIVEPKVRANEPAFGPLLAAVHAGRVVGFDYRKQSAPEPERRTVEPWGVVSWRGRWYLVGQDRDRAAPRCFRLSRVVGIPKATGRDGAVRRPEGVDLLHYVAGDQDTAPQSAPARVWVALDRAHGLRRRAKAVETMDLDGETGEVMEIDLVYPNSAASWIAGYGPDVVVLEPESLRAHVHQLLAGAAGEAR, encoded by the coding sequence GTGTCCGTTGCCCGCGCCGAACGCCTGGTGAACCTGGTCCTCTGCCTGCTGTCGACCCGGCAGTACCTGACCGCCGACCGGATCCGGTCGATCGTGCCCGGGTACACCGACGCGGCCAACCAGGAAGCCTTCTTCCGCATGTTCGAGCGGGACAAGGCGGAACTGCGCGACCTGGGCGTGCCGCTGGAGACCGGACGGCACTCGGCCTTCGACCCCGAGGGCTACCGGATCGCCCGGCGCGACTACGAGCTGGGCGAGATCGACCTTGAGCCGGACGAGGCCGCCGCGGTGGCGCTCGCGGTACGGCTGTGGGAATCGCCGGAGCTGACCGGGGCCGCGCACGGCGCCCTGGTGAAGCTGCGGGCCGCCGGGGTGGACGTGGACCAGGCGGCGCCCTCGATCGTGGAGCCCAAGGTGCGGGCCAACGAGCCCGCGTTCGGGCCGCTGCTGGCCGCGGTGCACGCCGGGCGGGTGGTCGGCTTCGACTACCGCAAGCAGAGCGCGCCCGAACCGGAACGACGCACCGTCGAACCGTGGGGCGTGGTGTCCTGGCGTGGGCGCTGGTACCTGGTCGGGCAGGACCGGGACCGGGCGGCGCCGCGGTGCTTCCGGCTGTCCAGGGTGGTCGGCATCCCCAAGGCCACCGGGCGGGACGGTGCGGTGCGCCGGCCAGAGGGCGTGGACCTGCTGCACTACGTCGCCGGTGACCAGGACACCGCGCCGCAGTCGGCGCCGGCCAGGGTCTGGGTGGCGCTGGACCGGGCGCACGGGTTGCGGCGGCGGGCCAAGGCGGTGGAGACGATGGACCTGGACGGCGAGACCGGCGAGGTGATGGAGATCGATCTGGTGTACCCGAACTCGGCGGCGAGCTGGATCGCCGGGTACGGGCCGGATGTCGTTGTGCTGGAACCGGAATCGTTGCGCGCGCACGTGCACCAGCTGCTCGCCGGCGCGGCGGGGGAGGCCCGATGA
- a CDS encoding bacteriophage holin — MQYLSLVLPVLAGLVVLVIVLVKVLRAVKRVGVAQARFQGTVRDRTGLLRARSAALRVAIMERRASTKDDMPAPRTIG; from the coding sequence GTGCAGTACCTGTCCCTCGTGTTGCCAGTCCTCGCCGGACTGGTCGTCCTGGTGATCGTCTTGGTGAAGGTCCTCCGCGCGGTCAAACGCGTGGGCGTGGCCCAGGCCAGGTTCCAGGGCACGGTCAGGGACCGCACCGGACTGCTGCGTGCCCGTTCCGCCGCGCTGCGCGTGGCGATCATGGAACGGCGCGCTTCGACCAAGGACGACATGCCTGCCCCGCGTACCATCGGGTAG
- a CDS encoding diacylglycerol kinase family protein, which yields MTRLALLVSPASGAWSAARVAGSVAAALRPAVTELRALSAGSGEHLAQLAKAAVADGVDVLAVLGGDGAAHAAVQACAGSSTALAVIPAGTGNDLATALGLPGGSREAAAAVAEALRAGARRRLDLGRIAGGGYFATVLCAGFDSAVNERTNRMRWPAGPRRYDLAILAELANLRPRQLLLETVSGRIEVEATLVAVGNTTSYGGGIPICPAADPADGELDVTVVGAASRRLLLRILPTLRTGGHVDHPVVSTFRARKVQLGGDNGWVAYADGERQARLPVTVRAVPGALTVVARQP from the coding sequence GTGACCCGGCTCGCGCTGCTGGTCAGTCCGGCCTCCGGGGCCTGGTCGGCGGCGCGGGTCGCCGGATCCGTCGCCGCCGCCCTCCGGCCCGCGGTCACCGAACTGCGGGCGCTGAGCGCCGGTAGCGGCGAGCACCTGGCCCAGCTGGCCAAGGCCGCGGTGGCCGACGGCGTGGACGTGCTCGCCGTGCTCGGCGGGGACGGGGCCGCGCACGCCGCGGTGCAGGCCTGCGCGGGCAGCTCCACCGCGCTCGCGGTCATCCCGGCAGGCACCGGCAACGACCTGGCCACCGCGCTCGGCCTGCCCGGCGGATCCAGGGAGGCGGCCGCCGCGGTGGCCGAGGCGTTGCGCGCGGGCGCCCGGCGGCGGCTGGACCTGGGGCGGATCGCCGGCGGCGGCTACTTCGCCACCGTGCTGTGCGCCGGGTTCGACTCCGCGGTCAACGAGCGCACCAACCGGATGCGCTGGCCTGCCGGACCCCGCCGCTACGACCTGGCCATCCTGGCCGAACTGGCCAACCTGCGACCGCGGCAGCTGCTGCTGGAGACGGTGTCCGGCCGGATCGAGGTCGAGGCCACGCTGGTCGCGGTCGGCAACACCACCAGCTACGGCGGCGGCATCCCGATCTGCCCGGCGGCCGACCCTGCCGACGGCGAACTGGACGTCACCGTGGTCGGCGCGGCCAGCCGCCGCCTGCTGCTGCGCATCCTGCCCACCCTGCGCACCGGCGGGCACGTGGACCACCCGGTGGTCAGCACCTTCCGGGCGCGCAAGGTGCAGCTGGGCGGGGACAACGGCTGGGTGGCCTACGCCGACGGGGAACGCCAGGCCCGGCTGCCGGTGACGGTGCGCGCGGTGCCGGGAGCCCTGACCGTGGTGGCCCGGCAGCCCTAA